The sequence below is a genomic window from Thermoflexus sp..
GCTCGGGCAAGCGTGTGGCGATGGCGCGATCCAGACGATCGCTGGCCTCTGCGATAAAAGTCTCCACCCGCATGGACGGTTCTACCCCGCTTTACGCCGCCGGCTGGATCGACGGTGCCGGTTATGAATGACGTCCAGGATCTCCTGGTCCTCTTTCTCCTGTCGAGCGATGAAGGCGGCGATGAAGGCGCTGCGACGCTGGCGGAGCGCCATCGGGGCGACCGCCTGAAGATCCTCCAGGGTCACCCCCTCCCGACCATCGGCAGCGGCGTAGGCCCGCGCCGCCTCCAGCAGGGCCACTTCCGCCCGGCTGGATTCAATCCCCAGCCGGTGGATCCAGCGGATCGCCTCCTGTTCCAGCTCCGGGGGAATCGTCACCCGGGGCAGTCGCTGGCGGGCCTCCATGATCTCTGCGGCCGCCGCCGCGGTTTCATGCGCCCATTGCGCCGCCAGCGCATAGGGATTGGTTCGAAAGAGCCGCACCCGACGGTAAACCTCCAGCCGATCCTGAGGATTGCTCAGGCCGCGCACAACCACTCGCAGCCCGAAGCGATCGTGAATCTGGGGCCGCAATGCGCCCTCCTCCGGATTCATAGAGGCGATCAGGATCAAGCGAGCGCGATAGGTCGCTATTAGCGGCCCCCGCCGCACGGTATACCGGCCCAGCGCCGCCGCGTCCAGGATCGCATTCACGATCTCCGGGTCCAGGAGGTTAACCTCATCCACATAGAGCACATTCTGATCCGCCTGGGCCAGAAGCCCGTGCCGGATCCTCACTTTGCCTTCCATCGCCGCCTGCTCGTCGATCCCTCCGATCACATCCTCCAGGCGTGCGTTCAGGGGAAGCTCGATCAGACGCATGCGATCCGGAGCGGTGATGGGTTCCCCCTGGCCCAGTTTGCGGGCGCAATCCTTACAAACCGCATGGAAGCCCAGGGTGTAGGCCGCCTCCGGCTCGCAACCATAGGGGC
It includes:
- a CDS encoding ATP-binding protein, which translates into the protein MGEDPERASLSAEAPPETPRRTSMLLRLLEEQSPAARVLRARPPIDRPAEEAVRFPFLAIVGQTEMKLALVLALINPAIGGVLLMGARGTGKTTAVRGLLDLLPPVERSLCPYGCEPEAAYTLGFHAVCKDCARKLGQGEPITAPDRMRLIELPLNARLEDVIGGIDEQAAMEGKVRIRHGLLAQADQNVLYVDEVNLLDPEIVNAILDAAALGRYTVRRGPLIATYRARLILIASMNPEEGALRPQIHDRFGLRVVVRGLSNPQDRLEVYRRVRLFRTNPYALAAQWAHETAAAAAEIMEARQRLPRVTIPPELEQEAIRWIHRLGIESSRAEVALLEAARAYAAADGREGVTLEDLQAVAPMALRQRRSAFIAAFIARQEKEDQEILDVIHNRHRRSSRRRKAG